Proteins from a genomic interval of Bradyrhizobium sp. CCBAU 53340:
- a CDS encoding DUF3369 domain-containing protein has translation MAEQDDVLHLIDDTGTASEDMDARKWKIAVIDDDPAVHDGTRFALSDYTLNGQGLEILSAHSAAEGRKLMAEHSDIAAVLLDVIMETDVAGLELVEYIRNVLKNETVRIILRTGQPGQAPERRVIVQYDINDYKAKTELTADKLFTSLTAALRSYQQLERMVQTRRGLEIIIDAASTLYDFKSMQRLAEGVLTQLASLLNADCAGILVLRDNGGVDPELSVLAGSGCYSRFIGTTSSKALDPDLRAMVEAAFQGRKNEFADHRSVIYLRTGSGREVVVLLQAERELSETDRSLVEIFSSRLSIAFDNVILYQQLQDANTQLEDRVTQRTRALMQANRRLSAQWLRLQRANGFKNEILGTVAHDLKNPLGVILGRTEMLKELISTGASTNGVVAQVDHIRDATKRLTTMVDHLISDAMADAFDITIRREPVDVAALVKEVAEANQPLAVNKQQSISVSAPSNIVTMCDTDRIREAIDNLISNAIKYSPIAGKITVAVTHEGNDTIIRVSDEGAGLSPEDLGRLFGRFQRLSAKPTAGESSTGLGLSIVKRIIDMHGGEVTADSDGPGKGSTFTITLPATEMP, from the coding sequence ATGGCCGAACAGGACGATGTCCTCCACCTGATCGACGACACCGGTACCGCGTCGGAGGATATGGACGCCCGGAAATGGAAGATCGCCGTCATCGACGACGATCCGGCCGTGCATGACGGCACCCGCTTTGCGCTGTCCGACTACACGCTGAACGGCCAGGGCCTGGAGATCCTCTCCGCCCATTCCGCGGCGGAAGGCCGCAAGCTGATGGCCGAGCACAGCGACATCGCAGCGGTGCTGCTCGACGTCATCATGGAGACCGACGTCGCCGGCCTCGAGCTGGTCGAATACATCCGCAACGTGCTCAAGAACGAGACCGTACGCATCATCCTGCGCACCGGCCAGCCCGGCCAGGCGCCGGAGCGGCGCGTCATCGTGCAGTACGACATCAACGACTACAAGGCCAAGACCGAGCTCACCGCCGACAAGCTGTTCACCTCGCTGACCGCGGCGCTGCGCTCCTACCAGCAGCTCGAACGCATGGTGCAGACGCGGCGCGGGCTGGAGATCATCATCGATGCGGCCTCGACGCTGTATGACTTCAAGTCGATGCAGCGGCTCGCCGAGGGCGTCTTGACCCAGCTCGCCTCGCTGCTCAACGCGGATTGCGCCGGCATATTGGTGCTGCGCGACAATGGCGGCGTCGACCCCGAGCTTTCGGTGCTGGCCGGCAGCGGCTGCTACAGCCGTTTCATCGGCACGACCTCGTCGAAGGCGCTCGACCCCGACCTGCGCGCGATGGTGGAAGCCGCCTTCCAGGGCCGCAAGAACGAGTTCGCGGACCATCGCAGCGTGATCTATTTGCGCACCGGGTCGGGCCGCGAGGTGGTGGTGCTGCTGCAGGCCGAGCGCGAGCTCTCCGAGACCGACCGTTCGCTGGTCGAGATCTTCTCGAGCCGGCTCTCGATCGCCTTCGACAACGTCATCCTCTATCAGCAGCTGCAGGACGCCAACACCCAGCTGGAAGACCGCGTCACCCAGCGCACCCGCGCGCTGATGCAGGCCAACCGCCGCCTGTCGGCGCAATGGCTGCGACTGCAGCGCGCCAACGGCTTCAAGAACGAGATTCTGGGTACCGTCGCGCACGATCTGAAGAACCCGCTCGGCGTCATCCTCGGCCGCACCGAGATGCTGAAGGAGCTGATCTCGACCGGCGCCTCGACCAATGGCGTGGTCGCCCAGGTCGATCATATCAGAGACGCCACCAAACGTCTGACCACGATGGTCGATCATCTGATCTCGGACGCGATGGCCGATGCCTTCGACATCACCATCCGGCGCGAGCCGGTCGACGTCGCAGCCCTGGTCAAGGAGGTTGCCGAGGCCAACCAGCCGCTCGCGGTCAACAAGCAGCAGTCGATCAGCGTCAGCGCGCCCAGCAATATCGTGACCATGTGCGATACCGACCGCATCCGCGAGGCGATCGACAATCTGATCAGCAACGCCATCAAATACTCGCCGATCGCAGGCAAGATCACCGTCGCGGTCACCCACGAGGGCAACGACACCATCATCCGCGTCAGCGACGAGGGCGCCGGCCTGTCGCCGGAGGATCTCGGCCGCCTGTTCGGCCGGTTCCAGCGGCTATCGGCAAAGCCGACGGCGGGTGAGAGCTCGACGGGGCTTGGGTTGTCCATCGTCAAGCGTATTATCGACATGCATGGCGGCGAGGTGACCGCCGACAGCGACGGCCCGGGCAAGGGCTCGACCTTCACTATCACCCTGCCCGCGACCGAGATGCCATGA
- a CDS encoding response regulator, translating to MTQSQHIMIVDDEAPAREMVGDYLKMHGFTVTLCDGGKSLRAAIDGSMPDLVVLDLNMPEEDGLSIIRDLKSRINVPVIMLTATASPIDRVVGLELGADDYVAKPCELRELMARIRSVLRRSTPAKSAGSDAAPAKSDKDQLVRFGTKWLDLEAQALRDDEGNEHPLTASEFGLLKVFAANPKRVLSRERLLELANARDAEAFDRAVDLRIMRIRRKIEPDPTKPAVIRTIRGGGYLFSPQGEKA from the coding sequence ATGACACAAAGCCAGCACATCATGATCGTCGACGACGAGGCCCCGGCCCGGGAGATGGTCGGCGATTACCTCAAGATGCACGGCTTCACCGTGACGCTGTGCGACGGCGGAAAGAGCCTGCGTGCCGCGATCGACGGCAGCATGCCCGATCTCGTCGTGCTCGACCTCAACATGCCCGAGGAAGACGGCCTGTCGATCATCCGCGACCTCAAGAGCCGCATCAACGTGCCCGTGATCATGCTGACGGCGACGGCGAGCCCGATCGACCGCGTCGTCGGCCTCGAGCTCGGCGCCGACGATTACGTGGCAAAACCCTGCGAGCTGCGCGAGCTGATGGCGCGCATCCGCTCGGTGCTGCGGCGGAGCACGCCGGCGAAATCAGCAGGCAGCGACGCGGCGCCGGCGAAATCGGACAAGGATCAATTGGTGCGCTTCGGCACCAAATGGCTCGACCTCGAAGCCCAGGCGCTGCGCGACGACGAAGGCAACGAGCATCCGCTGACTGCGTCCGAGTTCGGGCTGCTCAAAGTATTCGCGGCCAATCCGAAGCGCGTGCTGTCGCGCGAGCGGCTGCTCGAGCTTGCCAATGCGCGCGACGCCGAAGCCTTCGACCGCGCCGTCGACCTGCGCATCATGCGCATCCGCCGCAAGATCGAGCCCGACCCGACCAAGCCCGCCGTGATCCGCACCATCCGCGGCGGCGGCTATTTGTTCTCGCCCCAGGGCGAGAAGGCGTAG
- a CDS encoding sigma-70 family RNA polymerase sigma factor — protein MRNVIAINAQASQGIIAAQATSDDMLLESIADGNRTSMHILYCRHNVRVYRFILRIVRDATTAEDLVSQVFLDVWRTAGQFQGRSQVSTWLLSIARFKALTAMRQRRFEDIDQEDVRQIPDSCDTPETSLDRSDTSAILRACVAKLSPAHREIITLVYYHEKSVEEVGQIIGIPQSTVKTRMFYARKQLADLLKTCGVDRFAA, from the coding sequence ATGCGGAACGTCATCGCCATCAACGCCCAGGCCAGTCAGGGCATCATTGCCGCTCAGGCGACTTCGGACGACATGCTTCTGGAAAGCATTGCCGACGGCAACCGGACGTCGATGCACATCCTCTATTGCCGGCACAATGTGCGGGTCTACCGTTTCATCCTGCGCATCGTGCGCGATGCCACCACCGCGGAAGACCTCGTCAGCCAGGTGTTTCTGGACGTGTGGCGGACCGCCGGCCAGTTTCAGGGCCGCTCGCAGGTCTCGACCTGGCTGCTCTCGATCGCCCGCTTCAAGGCGTTGACCGCGATGCGCCAGCGCCGCTTCGAGGACATCGACCAGGAAGACGTGCGCCAGATCCCGGACAGCTGCGACACGCCCGAGACCTCGCTCGACCGCAGCGACACCAGCGCCATCCTGCGCGCCTGCGTCGCCAAGCTGTCGCCCGCCCACCGCGAGATCATCACCCTCGTCTACTACCACGAGAAGTCGGTGGAGGAGGTCGGGCAGATCATCGGCATCCCCCAGAGCACGGTGAAGACCCGCATGTTCTATGCCCGCAAGCAGCTCGCCGATCTGCTTAAGACTTGCGGCGTCGACCGGTTCGCCGCCTAA
- a CDS encoding cytochrome c biogenesis CcdA family protein: MLELVFALLAGILTIAAPCTLPMLPILLGASIGHRSQLRPAMIALGFVISFSAVALLLGALTRAFDFDPNVLREVAAILLLGFGLLMLWPAPFEWLSIRLNGWLSLGASGGAQREGALGGLVLGTTLGLVWTPCAGPVLGSILTLVATSKNLAWAGTLLIAYAIGAAIPMLAIAYGGQAATTRVRSLSRISPHLQQGFGVVVIAFALAAYFQYDTLIVAWLTGFYPTGQIGL; the protein is encoded by the coding sequence ATGCTTGAACTTGTCTTTGCTCTCCTCGCCGGCATCCTCACCATCGCCGCGCCCTGCACGTTGCCGATGCTGCCGATTCTGCTCGGGGCTTCGATCGGCCACCGCTCGCAGCTGCGCCCCGCGATGATCGCGCTCGGCTTCGTGATCTCCTTCTCCGCGGTGGCGCTGCTGCTGGGTGCGCTGACCCGGGCCTTCGATTTCGATCCGAATGTGCTGCGCGAGGTGGCGGCGATCCTGCTGCTCGGCTTTGGCCTGTTGATGCTGTGGCCGGCGCCATTCGAATGGCTGTCGATCCGGCTCAATGGCTGGCTGAGCCTGGGCGCGTCCGGCGGCGCACAGCGCGAGGGCGCACTCGGTGGTCTCGTGCTCGGCACCACGCTCGGCCTGGTCTGGACGCCCTGCGCCGGCCCCGTGCTCGGCTCGATCCTGACGCTGGTCGCGACGTCCAAGAATCTGGCTTGGGCCGGCACGCTGCTGATCGCCTACGCGATCGGGGCGGCGATTCCGATGCTGGCGATCGCCTATGGCGGACAGGCCGCGACCACGCGCGTGCGCAGCCTTTCGCGCATTTCGCCGCACCTGCAACAGGGCTTTGGCGTGGTCGTGATCGCCTTCGCGCTCGCCGCCTATTTCCAATACGACACGCTGATCGTGGCGTGGCTCACCGGCTTCTATCCCACCGGCCAGATCGGCCTGTGA
- a CDS encoding thioredoxin family protein yields MTFKLLAVSAALIGIAVTGAVIPGICDEATPAAPVKVAAVTQAATAPDFAGISNWFNSKPLNIADLRGKVVLVDFWTYGCVNCVNTLPHVTDLYAKYKDKGLVVVGVHTPEFPFERSASNVQAALKRHGITYPVAQDNDSRTWNAYSNQYWPAQYVIDQSGKIVFQHAGEGSYDEIDRTVAKLLNANS; encoded by the coding sequence ATGACCTTCAAACTGCTCGCCGTCTCAGCCGCATTGATCGGCATCGCCGTCACCGGCGCCGTGATTCCCGGCATTTGCGACGAGGCGACGCCCGCAGCGCCGGTCAAGGTCGCAGCCGTAACCCAGGCGGCGACCGCGCCCGACTTCGCCGGCATCAGCAACTGGTTCAACTCCAAGCCGCTCAACATCGCCGACCTCCGCGGCAAGGTCGTGCTGGTCGACTTCTGGACCTATGGCTGCGTCAACTGCGTCAACACGCTGCCGCACGTCACCGACCTCTACGCCAAGTACAAGGACAAGGGCCTCGTCGTGGTCGGCGTGCACACGCCGGAATTCCCGTTCGAGCGTTCGGCGTCCAACGTCCAGGCCGCGCTGAAGCGTCACGGCATCACCTATCCGGTGGCGCAGGACAATGACTCCAGGACCTGGAACGCCTACAGCAACCAGTATTGGCCGGCGCAGTACGTCATCGACCAGAGCGGCAAGATCGTGTTCCAGCATGCCGGCGAGGGCAGCTACGACGAGATCGACCGCACCGTTGCCAAGCTGCTGAACGCCAATAGTTGA
- a CDS encoding L,D-transpeptidase, translated as MTDFRRLTGTLLAAMGLILSAPHAFAQQPDRGDEPGLIADDSYELDPEWQKQVVYYRTTEAPGTIIISTAERHLYLVQPGGRAIRYGIGVGRDGFQWQGLVNITNKKEWPDWTPPPEMIQRQPYLPRFMAGGPGNPLGARAMYLGTTVYRIHGTNRPDTIGTKVSSGCFRLVNNDVADLYDRVPVGTKVVIRQKPEL; from the coding sequence ATGACGGATTTTCGTCGCCTGACGGGGACATTGCTGGCTGCGATGGGCCTAATCCTGTCCGCGCCGCATGCTTTCGCCCAGCAGCCCGACCGCGGCGACGAGCCCGGCCTGATCGCCGATGACAGCTACGAGCTCGATCCGGAATGGCAGAAGCAGGTCGTGTACTACCGCACCACCGAAGCGCCGGGCACCATCATCATCTCGACCGCCGAGCGTCATCTTTATCTGGTGCAGCCCGGCGGGCGCGCGATCCGCTATGGCATCGGCGTCGGCCGCGACGGCTTCCAGTGGCAGGGGCTGGTCAACATCACCAACAAGAAGGAGTGGCCGGACTGGACGCCGCCGCCGGAAATGATCCAGCGCCAGCCCTATCTGCCGCGCTTCATGGCCGGCGGCCCCGGCAATCCGTTGGGGGCCCGCGCCATGTATCTGGGCACGACCGTCTACCGCATCCACGGCACCAACCGTCCCGACACGATTGGCACCAAGGTGTCCTCGGGCTGCTTCCGTCTGGTCAACAACGACGTCGCCGATCTCTACGATCGCGTTCCTGTTGGCACCAAGGTGGTCATCCGCCAGAAGCCAGAACTGTAA
- a CDS encoding amino acid ABC transporter substrate-binding protein, protein MRTFRGGLLIGLAVAVLVAALAITYEFYDTRTLKRTVRRGEVLCGVNKGLPGFSIPDDKGNWTGFDVDFCRAVAAAIFDDPSKAKFVPLDASERFKELQSRKVDILSRNSTWSMSRELDYDLYFPAVAYYDGEGFMVPRSRNKETSLDLADSKVCVQSGTTTLLNLADYFKANNMKYELMKFDKLEDVVKAYDTGKCDTLTADVSQLYALRLNLSKPGDHMILPDMISKEPLAPVVRQRDDDWMMIVKWTLYAMINAEELGVTSQNIDEALKSKKPEVMRLVGTEGNYGEQLGLTKDWAVRIIRRVGNYGEMYERNIGEKSQLKIPRGMNQLWNAGGVQYAPPMR, encoded by the coding sequence ATGCGCACATTTCGAGGCGGCCTGCTGATCGGGCTCGCGGTCGCCGTGCTGGTCGCCGCCCTGGCCATCACCTACGAGTTCTACGACACCCGCACCTTGAAGCGCACCGTGCGCCGCGGCGAAGTGCTGTGCGGCGTCAACAAGGGCCTGCCGGGCTTCTCGATCCCCGACGACAAGGGCAACTGGACCGGCTTCGACGTCGATTTCTGCCGCGCTGTTGCGGCCGCGATCTTCGACGATCCGAGCAAGGCGAAGTTCGTGCCGCTCGACGCCAGCGAGCGTTTCAAGGAATTGCAGAGCCGCAAGGTCGACATCCTCTCGCGCAACTCCACCTGGAGCATGTCGCGCGAGCTCGACTACGATCTCTATTTCCCGGCTGTCGCCTATTACGACGGCGAAGGCTTCATGGTGCCGCGCTCCCGCAACAAGGAGACCTCGCTGGACCTCGCCGACAGCAAGGTCTGCGTGCAATCAGGCACCACCACGCTGCTCAACCTCGCCGACTACTTCAAAGCCAACAACATGAAGTATGAGCTGATGAAGTTCGACAAGCTGGAAGACGTGGTGAAGGCCTACGACACCGGCAAGTGCGACACGCTGACCGCCGACGTCTCCCAGCTCTATGCGCTCCGGCTGAACCTGTCCAAGCCCGGCGACCACATGATCCTGCCCGACATGATCTCGAAGGAGCCGCTCGCCCCCGTGGTGCGCCAGCGTGACGACGACTGGATGATGATCGTGAAGTGGACGCTCTACGCGATGATCAATGCCGAAGAGCTCGGCGTCACCTCGCAGAATATCGACGAGGCCCTGAAGTCGAAGAAGCCGGAAGTCATGCGCCTCGTCGGCACCGAGGGCAATTACGGCGAGCAGCTCGGCCTCACCAAGGACTGGGCCGTGCGCATCATCCGCCGCGTCGGCAATTACGGCGAGATGTACGAGCGCAACATCGGCGAGAAGTCGCAGCTGAAGATCCCGCGCGGCATGAACCAGCTGTGGAACGCCGGTGGCGTGCAGTACGCGCCGCCGATGCGGTGA
- a CDS encoding acyl-CoA dehydrogenase family protein encodes MALVLTEEQSMLRDSARGLISDKAPVSHLRALRDSKDPTGFSKELWHAFAEMGFAGLLVPEEFGGSGLGFMEAGVVMEEIGRTLMPSPFLATSVVAASALNRGGNAAQKSEYLPKIASGSLLATLAIDEGAKHRPLQTALQAVRAGNGFKLSGAKALVVDGHVSDLLIVAARTAGSAGERDGLTLFLVNPKAKGVSIERTIMVDAHNAARIELSNVEVNADSVLGEVDQAASLLDGVLDIGRGAVAAEMVGLSDEVFNRTVEYLKNRKQFGKLIGEFQALQHRAAELYVDIEITRAATMKALQALDADVAKAASAVAVAKARAGTTATRAVQEGVQMHGGMGMTDQFDIGFFMKRARVCEELFGDANYHTEQLALARGY; translated from the coding sequence ATGGCCCTCGTCCTCACCGAAGAACAATCAATGCTCCGCGACTCCGCACGCGGGCTGATCAGCGACAAGGCGCCGGTGTCGCATCTGCGCGCCTTGCGCGACAGCAAGGACCCCACCGGCTTCTCCAAGGAGCTGTGGCACGCCTTCGCCGAGATGGGCTTTGCCGGTCTCCTGGTGCCGGAAGAATTCGGCGGCAGCGGCCTCGGCTTCATGGAGGCCGGTGTCGTCATGGAGGAGATCGGCCGCACCTTGATGCCGTCGCCCTTCCTCGCCACCTCCGTGGTCGCGGCCTCCGCGCTGAACCGCGGCGGCAATGCCGCGCAGAAGTCGGAATATCTGCCGAAGATTGCGAGCGGCTCGCTGCTGGCGACGCTCGCGATCGACGAGGGCGCCAAGCACCGCCCGCTCCAGACCGCCTTGCAGGCCGTGCGTGCCGGCAATGGTTTCAAGCTCTCCGGCGCCAAGGCGCTGGTGGTCGACGGTCACGTCTCCGATCTCCTTATTGTCGCGGCACGTACAGCAGGTAGCGCCGGCGAGCGCGACGGCCTGACGCTGTTCCTGGTCAACCCCAAGGCCAAGGGCGTGTCGATCGAGCGCACCATCATGGTGGACGCGCACAACGCGGCGCGGATCGAGCTTAGCAATGTCGAGGTCAACGCCGACAGCGTGCTCGGCGAAGTCGATCAGGCAGCAAGCTTGCTCGATGGTGTGCTCGACATCGGCCGCGGCGCGGTCGCTGCCGAAATGGTCGGCCTCAGCGACGAGGTCTTCAATCGCACCGTCGAGTATCTCAAGAACAGAAAGCAGTTCGGCAAGCTGATCGGCGAATTCCAGGCGCTGCAGCACCGTGCCGCCGAGCTCTATGTCGACATCGAGATCACCCGCGCCGCCACCATGAAGGCGCTGCAGGCACTGGATGCGGATGTCGCCAAGGCTGCGTCAGCCGTCGCCGTGGCCAAGGCCCGCGCCGGCACCACCGCCACCCGTGCGGTGCAGGAAGGCGTGCAGATGCACGGCGGCATGGGCATGACCGACCAGTTCGACATCGGCTTCTTCATGAAGCGCGCGCGGGTGTGCGAGGAGCTGTTCGGCGATGCGAACTACCACACCGAGCAGCTGGCGCTGGCGCGGGGGTATTGA
- a CDS encoding acyl-CoA dehydrogenase family protein — protein sequence MSETETAELEQFRAETRAWLEANCPPEMRKPATADTDVFWGGRNAKFSSEPQRVWFERMRDKGWTVPDWPKEYGGGGLSAAEHKVLRAEMAKMGARPPLSSFGIWMLGPALLKYGNEAQKKEHLPKIAAGLIRWCQGYSEPNAGSDLASLQTRAESDGDDFVITGSKIWTSYANYADWIFCLVRTDPTAKKHDGISFILFDMTSKGVTTKPILLISGYSPFCETFFDGVRVPKSHVVGTVNRGWDVAKYLLQHERAMISGMGERGVGRPLGQIAADSVGSDAQGKLDDSMLRGQIAKFDVDEAALAACAERAVDLAKAGQAHPAFSSAMKFYGTELNKRRYEILMSAGGVDALEWESERSRQGARPRAWLRTKANSIEGGTSEVMLGIVAKRILDLPGA from the coding sequence ATGAGCGAGACTGAAACCGCCGAACTCGAACAATTTCGCGCCGAGACGCGCGCCTGGCTGGAAGCCAACTGCCCGCCGGAGATGCGCAAGCCCGCGACTGCCGACACCGACGTGTTCTGGGGCGGACGTAACGCAAAGTTCTCCTCCGAGCCGCAGCGCGTCTGGTTCGAACGCATGCGCGACAAGGGCTGGACCGTGCCTGACTGGCCGAAGGAGTATGGCGGCGGTGGCCTCAGCGCGGCCGAGCACAAGGTGCTGCGCGCCGAGATGGCCAAGATGGGCGCCCGCCCGCCGCTGTCGAGCTTCGGCATCTGGATGCTCGGACCGGCGCTGCTGAAATACGGCAACGAGGCGCAGAAGAAAGAGCATCTGCCGAAGATCGCGGCGGGCCTGATCCGCTGGTGCCAGGGCTATTCCGAGCCGAACGCGGGCTCCGATCTCGCTTCGCTGCAGACCCGCGCCGAGAGCGACGGCGACGATTTCGTCATCACGGGTTCGAAGATCTGGACCTCCTACGCGAATTACGCCGACTGGATCTTCTGCCTGGTCCGCACCGATCCGACGGCCAAGAAGCACGACGGCATCAGCTTCATCCTGTTCGACATGACGTCGAAGGGCGTGACCACCAAGCCGATCCTGCTCATCTCCGGCTACTCGCCGTTCTGCGAAACCTTCTTCGACGGCGTCCGCGTGCCGAAATCGCATGTGGTCGGCACCGTCAATCGCGGCTGGGACGTCGCGAAATACCTGCTGCAGCATGAGCGTGCGATGATCTCAGGGATGGGCGAGCGCGGCGTCGGCCGTCCGCTCGGCCAGATCGCGGCCGATTCCGTCGGCTCGGATGCGCAAGGCAAGCTCGATGATTCGATGCTGCGTGGCCAGATCGCGAAATTCGACGTCGATGAAGCGGCCCTTGCGGCTTGCGCCGAGCGCGCCGTCGATCTTGCCAAGGCCGGGCAGGCCCATCCGGCGTTCTCGTCGGCGATGAAATTCTACGGCACCGAGCTCAACAAGCGTCGCTACGAAATCCTGATGTCGGCGGGCGGCGTCGATGCGCTGGAATGGGAGAGCGAGCGTTCGCGCCAAGGCGCCCGTCCGCGCGCCTGGCTGCGCACCAAGGCCAACTCGATCGAGGGCGGCACGTCCGAAGTCATGCTCGGCATCGTCGCCAAGCGCATCCTTGATCTGCCGGGGGCTTAA
- a CDS encoding carboxymuconolactone decarboxylase family protein — MRLKLLSPDGMNESQRQTYDESIAGKRGKPPAPMMAWLNSPDMARHATRLGEVLRYDTIFPAKLSEIAILVTARHWTAQYEWYAHKRLALAGGMKPEIIDAIRDRRTPEFDDPKGKMIYDLAKSLHEGHGVERGLYDEAVKLLSERGVVEVIGLCGYYTMVSMTLNTFEFELPEGEVPELS; from the coding sequence ATGCGCCTAAAGCTTCTTTCGCCTGACGGAATGAACGAGAGCCAGCGGCAGACCTATGACGAGTCGATTGCCGGCAAGCGCGGCAAGCCGCCGGCGCCGATGATGGCCTGGCTCAACAGCCCTGATATGGCCCGTCACGCCACGCGGCTTGGCGAAGTCCTGCGCTACGACACGATCTTCCCGGCAAAGCTTTCGGAGATCGCGATCCTGGTGACGGCGCGGCACTGGACCGCGCAGTACGAATGGTATGCGCATAAGCGGCTCGCGCTGGCGGGCGGCATGAAGCCCGAGATCATCGATGCGATCCGTGATCGCCGCACGCCCGAATTCGACGATCCCAAGGGGAAGATGATCTATGACCTCGCGAAGTCACTGCACGAGGGCCACGGCGTCGAGAGGGGCCTCTATGACGAGGCGGTGAAGCTGCTCAGCGAGCGCGGCGTGGTCGAGGTGATCGGGCTGTGCGGCTATTACACGATGGTATCGATGACGCTGAACACGTTCGAGTTCGAGCTGCCCGAGGGCGAGGTGCCCGAGCTGTCATAG
- a CDS encoding VOC family protein, with the protein MSQTSPVAAGTRIGHVHLKVADLDRALGFYCGVLGFELMQRMGSGAAFISAGGYHHHIGLNTWESKGGSPPPPGTTGLFHTAILYPTRPALADALHRVLTAGIALDGASDHGVSEALYLRDPDENGVELYWDKPREQWPTGPDGKLAMFTKRLDVEGLLKQREA; encoded by the coding sequence ATGTCGCAGACATCACCCGTCGCCGCCGGCACCAGGATCGGCCACGTCCACCTCAAGGTCGCCGACCTCGATCGCGCGCTCGGCTTCTATTGCGGCGTGCTCGGCTTCGAGCTGATGCAGCGCATGGGCTCGGGCGCGGCCTTCATCTCGGCCGGCGGCTATCATCATCACATCGGGCTCAACACCTGGGAAAGCAAGGGCGGCTCACCGCCGCCGCCCGGCACGACCGGGCTATTTCACACGGCGATCCTCTATCCGACGCGGCCGGCGCTGGCGGATGCGCTGCATCGGGTGCTGACGGCAGGCATTGCACTAGATGGTGCCAGCGATCATGGCGTGTCCGAGGCGCTTTACTTGCGCGATCCCGACGAGAACGGCGTGGAGCTGTATTGGGACAAGCCGCGGGAGCAATGGCCGACAGGGCCGGACGGGAAGCTCGCGATGTTTACGAAACGGCTGGATGTGGAAGGGTTGCTCAAGCAGCGGGAGGCATAA
- a CDS encoding MFS transporter, which produces MLDNPRDIDPIDETSLRYEGWRIVAVCFLLATFGWGLGFYGQSVYVAELQRARGWPASLISSGTTFFYLFGALLVVFVGEAVRKHGPRICLIAGTLAMAAASVAIGAVREPWQLYLADAVLAFGWAGTSLAMITNTISLWFDHKRGMAISLALNGASFGGIVGVPLLVVMISHIGFANAMFATSGAMLVLLVPVILVVVGRPPDLHGWQRAAKTKPQSSTQIRRQALRDVGFLTVTIAFALVLFAQVGFIVHLISFLDPVIGRERAAVAVAVLTAMAVVGRVLFSMVIDRLNQRLASAMSFLSQAAALCVVIVMHNDYVLIAACAVFGFSVGNLITLPSLIVQQEFDSAAFGVLISLNTAINQVTYAFGPGVVGVLRDWSGGYSLPFYLCIALEVMAAALIMVRGAPKAKLS; this is translated from the coding sequence ATGCTCGACAATCCTCGCGACATCGACCCGATCGACGAAACCTCGCTCCGCTACGAAGGCTGGCGTATCGTCGCCGTCTGCTTCCTGCTCGCGACCTTCGGCTGGGGGCTCGGCTTCTACGGCCAGAGCGTCTATGTCGCCGAATTGCAGCGCGCGCGGGGCTGGCCGGCCTCGCTGATTTCGTCCGGCACCACGTTCTTCTATTTGTTCGGCGCGCTGCTGGTCGTCTTCGTCGGCGAAGCCGTGCGAAAACATGGCCCGCGGATCTGCCTGATAGCAGGCACGCTGGCGATGGCGGCAGCTAGCGTCGCGATCGGCGCGGTGCGCGAGCCCTGGCAGCTCTATCTCGCGGACGCCGTGCTCGCCTTTGGCTGGGCCGGCACGAGTCTGGCCATGATCACCAACACGATCAGCCTCTGGTTCGACCACAAGCGCGGCATGGCGATCAGCCTCGCGCTCAACGGCGCCAGCTTTGGCGGCATCGTCGGCGTGCCGCTGCTGGTCGTGATGATCAGCCATATCGGATTTGCGAACGCCATGTTCGCGACATCGGGCGCCATGCTGGTGCTGCTTGTGCCGGTCATCCTCGTCGTTGTCGGCCGGCCGCCCGATCTCCACGGCTGGCAGCGGGCGGCGAAGACGAAGCCGCAATCGTCGACGCAAATCCGCAGGCAGGCGTTGCGCGATGTCGGCTTCCTCACGGTGACGATCGCGTTCGCGCTGGTGCTGTTCGCGCAGGTCGGCTTCATCGTGCACCTGATCTCGTTCCTCGATCCCGTGATCGGACGCGAACGTGCCGCCGTGGCGGTCGCGGTGCTCACCGCGATGGCGGTGGTCGGCCGCGTCCTGTTCTCGATGGTGATCGACCGCCTCAACCAGCGGCTGGCCTCGGCGATGTCGTTTCTCAGCCAGGCGGCGGCATTGTGCGTCGTGATCGTCATGCACAATGATTATGTGCTGATCGCGGCCTGCGCGGTGTTCGGCTTCTCGGTCGGCAATCTCATCACCCTGCCGTCGCTGATCGTGCAGCAGGAGTTCGACAGCGCCGCGTTCGGCGTGCTGATCAGCCTCAACACCGCGATCAACCAGGTAACGTATGCGTTCGGCCCCGGCGTGGTCGGGGTATTGCGCGATTGGTCCGGCGGCTATTCGCTGCCGTTCTATCTCTGCATCGCGCTGGAGGTGATGGCGGCGGCGCTGATCATGGTGCGGGGGGCGCCCAAGGCGAAGCTCTCGTAG